A DNA window from Candidatus Binataceae bacterium contains the following coding sequences:
- the carA gene encoding glutamine-hydrolyzing carbamoyl-phosphate synthase small subunit yields the protein MSAREAILALADGRVFRGRAFGAIGETVGEVVFNTAMTGYQEVLTDPSYKGQIVCMTYPEIGNVGINAEDDESRRVFVEGFVVREYIDRPSNWRSESALGEHLERAGVVGIYGIDTRALVRHIRVAGAQEAVISSVNLDADELVARAKASPGLIGRDLVKEVTCSESYSWEIGDWELGRGYPASAQTAQDDAPLVVALDYGIKRNILRRLVASGFRVKVLPASATAEEILAPNPDGIFLSNGPADPAAVPYACEAIRGVLGKRPIFGICLGHQLLGLALGGKTYKLGFGHHGANHPVMDLRRRRVEITSQNHGFVVDAESVAGRAELSHLNLNDRTVEGLRGIGAPFFSVQYHPEASPGPHDSAHLFARFRRLVEAFPRFGAEALDHVAAAEAVSG from the coding sequence ATGAGCGCGCGCGAGGCGATTTTGGCGCTTGCGGATGGCCGGGTGTTTCGCGGCCGCGCCTTTGGCGCGATCGGCGAGACCGTCGGCGAGGTGGTCTTCAACACCGCGATGACCGGTTACCAGGAAGTACTGACCGATCCGTCTTACAAGGGCCAGATCGTCTGCATGACGTACCCTGAGATCGGCAATGTCGGAATCAACGCTGAAGACGACGAATCGCGACGGGTTTTCGTCGAGGGCTTCGTGGTGCGAGAGTATATCGATCGACCGTCGAACTGGCGTTCCGAGAGCGCGCTGGGTGAACATCTCGAACGAGCGGGAGTCGTCGGGATCTACGGGATCGACACGCGCGCACTGGTGCGCCACATTCGCGTCGCGGGGGCGCAGGAAGCGGTCATCTCAAGCGTCAATCTTGATGCGGATGAGCTCGTAGCACGGGCGAAGGCGTCGCCGGGCCTGATCGGCCGCGACCTTGTCAAGGAAGTTACTTGCAGCGAATCCTATTCCTGGGAGATTGGGGATTGGGAGCTGGGACGTGGCTATCCTGCGTCTGCGCAAACGGCGCAGGATGACGCACCGCTGGTCGTCGCCCTCGATTACGGAATCAAGCGGAACATCCTGCGGCGGCTGGTCGCGAGCGGCTTTCGTGTGAAAGTGCTGCCGGCTTCCGCAACGGCGGAGGAGATTCTTGCGCCGAATCCTGACGGAATTTTTCTGTCGAACGGGCCAGCCGATCCGGCGGCGGTGCCCTATGCCTGTGAGGCGATTCGAGGAGTACTTGGTAAACGGCCGATCTTTGGCATCTGCCTGGGCCATCAGCTGCTCGGGCTGGCGCTCGGCGGCAAAACCTACAAGCTCGGCTTCGGCCATCACGGCGCCAATCATCCGGTGATGGATTTGCGGAGGCGGCGCGTCGAGATCACGTCACAAAATCACGGCTTCGTCGTCGACGCCGAGTCGGTCGCCGGCCGCGCCGAGCTTTCGCATCTCAATCTCAATGATCGCACGGTTGAGGGCTTGCGCGGTATCGGGGCGCCATTTTTCTCCGTGCAGTATCATCCCGAAGCCTCGCCGGGGCCGCACGACTCGGCGCACCTGTTTGCGCGCTTCCGGCGCCTGGTGGAGGCGTTTCCGCGCTTCGGCGCCGAAGCGCTCGATCACGTCGCAGCCGCAGAGGCGGTATCGGGCTGA
- the carB gene encoding carbamoyl-phosphate synthase large subunit: MPLRKDLKSVLLIGSGPIVIGQACEFDYSGTQALKALREEGLRLILINSNPATIMTDPGLADRTYIEPMTAEIIAKILERERPDAVLPTVGGQTALNLAIELAESGVLDRLGIELIGANLAAIKKAEDRDLFKQAMIKIGLAVPASEVVHSLAEAEQTATRLGLPLIIRPSRTLGGTGGSIARDAEDLRVKARWGLALSPINEILLEQSIEGWKEFELEVMRDAADNVVIVCSIENFDPMGVHTGDSITVAPAQTLTDKEYQIMRDAALRIIREIGVDTGGSNIQFAINPTDGRMAVIEMNPRVSRSSALASKATGFPIAKIAARLAVGYRLDEIANDITQKTPACFEPTIDYVVTKIPRFTFEKFRGAVDELGPQMKSVGEVMAIGRTFKESLQKALRSLEIDSWGLESRVLGLAPAVALATVRDHLRVPNSARLYYLADALRLGITAAEVYHLTRIDPWFIDAIAEIVSAESRIAANALDPELLREMKAMGFADRRIAELKNSSEAAIALLRREFGVIPVYKSVDTCGAEFEAFTPYLYSTYESEDEAPPDNRRKVMILGGGPNRIGQGIEFDYCCVHASLALKEDGFETIMVNCNPETVSTDYDISDRLYFEPLTFEDVMAIVERERPLGVIVQFGGQTPLKLAMPLAHAGVPILGTPPDAIDRAEDRERFNQMVERLGLRQPKGVLARSADQAIAGAAAIGYPVLIRPSYVLGGRAMEIVADEAGLRRYLDQAFQASEARPLLVDRYLDGAIEVDVDAIADGERVVIGGIMEHVEHAGIHSGDSACVLPPRSLSPAIQDELMRQTRMLAQELGVIGLLNVQYAIFHDVIHILEVNPRASRTIPFVSKAIGVPLAKLAARVMAGAKLADFGFEREQVPAHVAVKESVFPFARFAGVDTLLGPEMKSTGEVMGIDTSFAAAFAKAQLAAGTVLPTAGSVFISVRDADKPLLEPIVRGLTALGLGLIATGGTARYIERLGLHCDMINKVAEGSPHIVDLMRANRVAAVINTPDEQGTADSFSIRRTALELRLAFFTTMAGAQAAVEAMTALKLRGLEVCALQDYHAN, encoded by the coding sequence ATGCCGCTGCGCAAGGATCTCAAGTCTGTCCTGCTGATCGGCTCCGGCCCGATCGTGATCGGGCAGGCCTGCGAGTTCGATTACTCGGGCACGCAGGCGCTGAAAGCGCTGCGCGAAGAAGGACTGCGGCTGATCCTGATCAACTCGAACCCGGCGACGATCATGACCGATCCGGGACTCGCGGATCGCACTTATATCGAGCCGATGACCGCGGAGATCATCGCGAAGATTCTCGAGCGCGAGCGTCCCGACGCGGTCCTGCCGACGGTCGGCGGTCAAACTGCGCTCAACCTCGCGATCGAGCTGGCCGAGAGCGGCGTGCTGGATCGTCTGGGGATCGAATTGATCGGCGCCAATCTGGCCGCCATCAAGAAGGCCGAGGATCGCGATCTCTTCAAGCAGGCGATGATCAAAATTGGGCTGGCCGTTCCCGCCTCCGAGGTCGTTCATTCGCTTGCTGAGGCCGAACAAACGGCGACGCGGCTCGGTCTGCCGTTGATCATCCGGCCCTCGCGCACGCTGGGCGGCACCGGTGGATCGATCGCGCGGGACGCCGAGGACCTGCGCGTCAAGGCGCGCTGGGGCCTCGCGCTCTCGCCGATTAATGAAATTCTGCTCGAGCAGTCGATCGAGGGTTGGAAAGAATTCGAACTCGAGGTGATGCGCGATGCGGCCGACAACGTCGTGATCGTCTGCTCGATCGAGAATTTCGATCCGATGGGCGTGCATACTGGCGATTCGATCACGGTCGCCCCCGCGCAGACGCTGACTGACAAGGAATATCAGATCATGCGGGACGCCGCGCTGCGCATCATCCGCGAGATCGGCGTCGACACCGGCGGGTCGAATATCCAGTTTGCGATTAATCCAACTGACGGGCGGATGGCGGTGATCGAGATGAACCCGCGCGTCTCGCGCAGTTCCGCGCTGGCCTCCAAGGCGACCGGCTTTCCGATCGCGAAGATCGCGGCGCGGCTCGCGGTCGGCTACCGCCTGGACGAGATTGCGAACGACATTACGCAGAAAACGCCGGCCTGCTTCGAGCCCACGATCGACTACGTGGTGACGAAAATTCCGCGCTTCACCTTCGAAAAGTTCCGCGGCGCAGTGGACGAGCTCGGGCCGCAAATGAAGTCGGTGGGCGAGGTGATGGCGATCGGGCGGACCTTCAAGGAATCCCTGCAGAAGGCTCTGCGCTCGCTCGAGATCGATTCGTGGGGGCTGGAAAGCCGCGTACTCGGACTCGCGCCGGCAGTGGCGCTGGCCACGGTGCGCGATCATCTGCGCGTGCCTAACAGCGCGCGTTTGTACTATCTGGCAGACGCGCTCCGACTTGGCATAACGGCCGCCGAGGTTTACCACCTGACCCGGATCGATCCGTGGTTTATTGACGCGATCGCGGAAATCGTCAGCGCGGAGTCGCGGATCGCCGCAAACGCGCTCGACCCCGAGCTGCTGCGCGAGATGAAGGCGATGGGCTTTGCCGACCGGCGCATCGCCGAACTCAAAAATTCGAGCGAAGCTGCGATTGCGCTGCTGCGTCGCGAGTTCGGCGTCATCCCGGTTTATAAATCCGTCGATACCTGCGGCGCGGAGTTCGAGGCCTTTACGCCATATTTGTACTCGACCTACGAATCGGAAGACGAAGCGCCGCCCGATAATCGGCGCAAGGTTATGATTCTCGGCGGCGGACCCAACCGGATCGGCCAGGGCATTGAGTTCGACTATTGCTGCGTGCACGCGAGCCTTGCGCTTAAAGAAGATGGCTTCGAGACCATCATGGTCAACTGCAATCCCGAGACCGTCTCGACCGATTACGACATTTCGGATCGGCTCTATTTCGAGCCGTTAACCTTCGAGGACGTGATGGCGATTGTCGAGCGCGAGCGGCCGCTGGGCGTTATCGTTCAGTTCGGCGGCCAGACTCCGCTGAAGCTCGCGATGCCGTTGGCGCACGCGGGTGTGCCGATTCTCGGCACGCCGCCGGACGCGATTGATCGTGCGGAGGACCGCGAACGCTTCAATCAAATGGTCGAACGGCTTGGACTCCGCCAACCCAAGGGCGTGCTCGCGCGCAGCGCCGACCAGGCGATCGCCGGCGCCGCCGCGATCGGTTATCCGGTGCTGATCCGGCCTTCATACGTGCTCGGCGGGCGCGCGATGGAGATTGTCGCTGACGAGGCCGGCCTGCGCCGCTACCTCGATCAGGCGTTTCAGGCTTCGGAAGCCCGGCCATTGCTGGTCGATCGCTACCTCGACGGCGCGATCGAGGTCGACGTCGATGCGATCGCCGACGGTGAGCGCGTGGTGATCGGCGGCATCATGGAGCACGTCGAACACGCGGGCATCCACTCGGGCGACAGCGCGTGCGTGCTCCCGCCACGCTCGCTGAGCCCGGCGATCCAGGATGAGTTGATGCGGCAGACCCGGATGCTCGCACAAGAGTTAGGGGTGATCGGCCTGCTCAACGTACAGTACGCGATTTTTCATGATGTGATTCACATTCTCGAAGTGAATCCGCGGGCCTCGCGCACTATTCCGTTCGTCAGCAAGGCGATCGGCGTGCCGCTGGCCAAGCTAGCGGCGCGCGTGATGGCGGGCGCGAAACTCGCCGATTTTGGCTTCGAGCGTGAACAAGTTCCGGCGCATGTTGCCGTAAAGGAATCGGTGTTTCCCTTCGCGCGCTTCGCAGGCGTCGATACGCTGCTGGGCCCCGAGATGAAGTCGACCGGCGAAGTCATGGGTATCGACACATCGTTTGCCGCGGCTTTTGCGAAGGCGCAGCTTGCGGCGGGTACCGTACTGCCGACGGCGGGCAGCGTCTTCATCAGTGTGCGCGACGCCGATAAGCCGCTCCTGGAGCCAATTGTACGTGGCCTGACGGCGCTGGGACTCGGTCTCATCGCGACCGGTGGCACCGCGCGCTATATCGAACGGCTCGGGCTGCATTGCGACATGATCAACAAGGTCGCCGAGGGCAGTCCGCACATCGTCGATCTGATGCGCGCGAATCGGGTCGCGGCAGTGATCAACACGCCTGACGAGCAGGGCACCGCCGACTCTTTCTCGATCCGGCGCACCGCGTTGGAGCTGCGGCTCGCGTTTTTCACCACGATGGCCGGGGCGCAGGCGGCGGTCGAGGCGATGACTGCGCTTAAGCTGCGCGGGCTCGAAGTTTGCGCGCTCCAGGACTATCACGCGAATTGA